A stretch of the Vibrio sp. HB236076 genome encodes the following:
- the trmY gene encoding tRNA (pseudouridine(54)-N(1))-methyltransferase TrmY, producing the protein MRTFVLRARSAPTNSQMLLDGVGNEIHSEIIAHTLMNAMFVAQSHRQDVIVHVVLESTKDFSRTVTFDINTMSNINGFHENALLTKVAKALDASQGMTKEQSRTVEPGLSVRTISFEHLIQELAQSHQLYMMDKKGDAISDVEIADNPCFLLTDHIPMPKKSFNTLKRLGTEKISLGSTMLFASQCVVLIHHELDKYQ; encoded by the coding sequence ATGCGAACTTTTGTTTTACGCGCGCGCTCTGCCCCAACCAACAGTCAAATGCTGCTCGACGGGGTTGGTAACGAAATCCATTCTGAAATTATTGCTCATACCTTGATGAACGCGATGTTTGTTGCTCAATCTCATCGCCAAGACGTCATCGTACACGTGGTATTAGAAAGCACGAAAGACTTTTCTCGTACCGTGACTTTTGACATCAATACCATGTCCAATATCAACGGTTTTCACGAAAACGCTTTATTAACGAAAGTCGCTAAAGCGCTCGATGCTTCTCAAGGCATGACCAAGGAGCAATCTAGAACCGTAGAGCCAGGGCTAAGCGTTAGAACCATCAGCTTTGAACATCTCATTCAAGAACTCGCGCAAAGTCACCAGCTGTATATGATGGATAAAAAGGGCGATGCGATCAGTGATGTAGAGATTGCGGACAACCCATGCTTCCTGTTAACCGATCACATTCCAATGCCGAAAAAAAGCTTTAATACCTTAAAAAGGCTCGGTACTGAAAAAATCAGCTTGGGCTCGACTATGCTGTTTGCTTCGCAATGTGTGGTGCTAATCCATCATGAGCTCGACAAATACCAATAA
- a CDS encoding DUF2391 family protein: protein MKIHFNSEDAAQVCVGAFALAVPISFSEEAWHLGETLPVLNMGLLLLLALSFLAVFAYQSVFQANIRGRIIVFVLRILLAYFITCLVVACVLFALDKLPLLDDPWVALKRMIVVSMPASMGAIVVDSFDKE from the coding sequence ATGAAAATACACTTTAACAGTGAAGACGCCGCCCAAGTTTGTGTCGGTGCTTTCGCTCTAGCCGTCCCCATCTCTTTTTCAGAAGAAGCGTGGCACTTAGGAGAAACTCTGCCTGTGCTCAATATGGGTTTACTGTTATTGCTTGCCCTGTCTTTTCTTGCTGTCTTTGCCTATCAAAGTGTCTTTCAGGCCAATATTCGTGGTCGCATTATCGTATTTGTACTACGAATTTTGCTGGCGTATTTCATCACTTGTCTTGTGGTTGCTTGCGTTCTATTTGCATTGGATAAGCTGCCCTTACTCGATGACCCATGGGTTGCACTTAAACGCATGATTGTCGTGTCAATGCCTGCCTCGATGGGCGCCATCGTCGTCGATAGCTTTGACAAAGAGTAA
- a CDS encoding LacI family DNA-binding transcriptional regulator produces MAVTFKEVAKLAGVSTQTVSRVTNGADNVAEETRQRVNAAIKQLGYVPNKGAQMLSRAQSRIIGIVSLDISLHGVALITNGIRHQAHDMDYATALAVLSDNSIDEYRSAVRELIAQQVELVIVNAPSSREIAESLVEQFAQLTFVFIDVPEEAAVNQVNCDHKAGAQLAISHLIAQDHKAFLCISGPKASTAARIRLNEWQTQIHTHGLTLVACYEGDWQAQSGYHAIKTALLKGESFDAVLVGNDQMALGVLCALSEFGIKVPQMVSVVGFDGIQDSQFFSPPLTTVKQDFRQLGRQAVKLAINTQAQEQGMSGDMLPVSKVLPVSLEVRQSCAQRSQTQYDKVEIMNALEHIKRLLP; encoded by the coding sequence GTGGCAGTAACGTTTAAAGAGGTGGCAAAGCTCGCGGGGGTGTCGACGCAGACGGTGTCACGAGTAACCAATGGTGCCGACAATGTGGCTGAAGAGACTCGGCAGCGGGTGAATGCGGCGATTAAACAGTTGGGTTACGTGCCTAATAAAGGCGCACAAATGCTAAGCCGAGCGCAATCTCGCATTATTGGTATTGTTTCTTTAGATATCTCGTTACACGGGGTGGCCTTGATCACCAATGGGATTCGCCATCAAGCGCATGATATGGATTATGCCACGGCGCTAGCGGTGCTGAGTGACAATTCGATTGACGAATATCGCTCTGCGGTCCGTGAGCTTATTGCACAACAAGTGGAGCTAGTGATCGTGAATGCGCCTTCTTCACGAGAAATCGCGGAAAGTTTGGTTGAACAATTTGCTCAGCTCACATTCGTTTTTATTGATGTCCCAGAGGAGGCGGCGGTTAATCAAGTCAATTGCGATCACAAAGCGGGGGCGCAGTTAGCGATATCACATTTAATTGCTCAAGATCACAAAGCCTTTTTGTGTATTTCTGGGCCGAAAGCCTCGACAGCAGCCAGGATTCGACTCAATGAGTGGCAAACACAAATTCATACGCACGGACTTACGCTGGTGGCCTGTTATGAAGGGGATTGGCAAGCGCAGAGTGGTTACCATGCCATTAAAACGGCGCTGCTCAAGGGGGAATCATTTGACGCTGTCTTGGTCGGCAATGATCAGATGGCATTAGGGGTACTGTGTGCCTTGTCTGAGTTTGGAATTAAGGTACCTCAAATGGTGTCTGTGGTTGGTTTTGATGGCATTCAAGACAGTCAGTTTTTTTCTCCGCCTTTAACCACCGTTAAGCAAGATTTTCGTCAATTAGGCCGACAAGCGGTAAAATTGGCCATTAACACCCAAGCACAAGAGCAAGGAATGTCAGGTGACATGTTACCGGTAAGCAAAGTGTTACCCGTGAGTTTAGAAGTTAGGCAAAGTTGTGCTCAGCGTTCTCAAACCCAGTACGACAAAGTTGAAATTATGAACGCTTTAGAGCACATAAAACGCCTGTTACCCTAA
- a CDS encoding alpha-galactosidase: MKKIIHLTSQHHSLIIKVDRVPEILHWGVKIAQIDDDLMLATERPISQARLDVDVPLSLCPELGSGHFNAPGIEGHRNGEDWAPVFNTHSIEHDDHSATFVLKDDIAQLELIIDIKIDDQSDVVQKRITVINKSSSDYLLGKLSSTLTLPNHASELMTFHGRWCHEFQTQRLRFEHGGFMQENRRGRTSHENFPGLFAGTTGFSEQQGQVWGFHLGWSGNHQLRADVRSDGRRFVQAGELLLSGEQRLKSNERYQTPWLYGTYSQTGLNGISERFHQYVRSHILKFPNDRPRPVHLNTWEGIYFDHQPDYIMQMATEAAEMGVERFIIDDGWFIGRNGERTALGDWYLDETKYPNGLEPVIEHVNSQGMEFGLWVEPEMVSQDSNLYRQHPEWVLGLPGYQQPSGRWQYVLDLQNPACFNYLFERLDALLSTYNIGYLKWDMNRELVQPGHQGKPAVHGQTKALYRLLDDLQQAHPNVEIESCSSGGGRIDFEILKRTHRFWASDCNDALERQTIQRGMSYFFPPEVMGAHIGPAECHSTNRRHAINMRGVTALGGHMGVELDPVKESLEEKQAFAHYIQLHKQYRHLLHSGRAFRIDPADHNQHIYGVTNENEMLITVCQLAMPNHALPSPLRVSCADEQARYEVKIVEMPETSFQLMKQRPKWLGQTLQLSGDNLKHIGVTLPILDPESALIIHLKKI, from the coding sequence ATGAAGAAGATTATTCATTTAACTTCCCAACACCACAGCCTGATCATCAAAGTCGATCGGGTACCAGAAATTCTGCATTGGGGAGTCAAGATCGCCCAAATCGATGACGATCTTATGCTGGCGACAGAACGCCCGATCTCACAAGCACGACTCGATGTCGATGTGCCCTTGTCACTATGCCCAGAACTGGGCAGCGGTCACTTCAATGCTCCGGGTATTGAAGGTCACCGAAATGGCGAAGATTGGGCTCCGGTTTTTAACACCCACTCAATAGAGCATGATGACCACAGTGCCACCTTTGTCCTAAAAGACGATATCGCACAACTGGAACTCATCATCGACATTAAGATCGATGATCAAAGTGACGTGGTCCAAAAACGCATTACCGTCATCAATAAATCCAGCAGTGACTACTTGCTTGGCAAACTGTCTTCAACGCTCACGCTGCCTAATCATGCCAGTGAACTGATGACGTTTCACGGCCGTTGGTGTCATGAGTTTCAAACCCAACGCTTGCGTTTCGAACACGGTGGCTTTATGCAAGAAAACCGTCGTGGTCGCACGTCTCATGAAAATTTTCCGGGGCTATTTGCCGGCACGACTGGGTTTAGTGAACAGCAGGGTCAAGTTTGGGGCTTTCACCTCGGCTGGAGTGGCAACCACCAATTGCGTGCGGATGTTCGCAGTGATGGTCGTCGCTTTGTTCAAGCTGGAGAATTATTGCTCTCTGGTGAACAGCGTCTCAAAAGTAATGAACGCTATCAAACCCCTTGGCTATACGGCACATACAGTCAAACGGGTCTCAATGGTATTTCTGAGCGATTCCATCAATACGTACGTTCTCATATTCTCAAATTTCCTAACGACCGTCCTCGTCCTGTTCACCTCAACACATGGGAAGGGATCTATTTTGATCATCAACCCGATTACATCATGCAAATGGCCACCGAAGCAGCAGAAATGGGAGTCGAGCGGTTTATTATTGACGATGGTTGGTTTATTGGTCGCAATGGCGAACGCACGGCACTCGGCGATTGGTATCTAGACGAAACCAAATACCCTAATGGACTGGAACCCGTCATTGAACACGTAAATAGCCAAGGAATGGAGTTTGGTCTCTGGGTTGAGCCCGAAATGGTCAGCCAAGACTCTAATCTGTATCGCCAGCACCCAGAATGGGTCTTGGGCTTACCAGGTTATCAGCAACCATCAGGGCGTTGGCAGTACGTTCTCGACTTGCAAAACCCCGCGTGTTTTAACTACTTATTTGAGCGTCTTGATGCGTTGTTAAGCACTTATAACATCGGCTATTTGAAATGGGACATGAACCGTGAACTGGTGCAACCCGGCCACCAAGGCAAGCCTGCTGTGCACGGCCAAACCAAAGCCCTATATCGATTACTTGATGACTTACAACAAGCCCATCCAAACGTCGAGATCGAGTCCTGCTCTTCCGGTGGTGGTCGAATTGATTTTGAAATCCTCAAGCGCACACACCGCTTTTGGGCATCAGATTGTAATGATGCCCTTGAGCGTCAAACGATTCAGCGTGGCATGAGCTACTTTTTCCCGCCAGAAGTCATGGGCGCGCATATTGGCCCTGCAGAATGCCACTCAACCAATCGACGTCATGCCATTAATATGCGGGGAGTGACTGCACTCGGCGGCCACATGGGCGTGGAGCTTGATCCTGTCAAAGAGAGTCTAGAAGAAAAACAGGCTTTTGCTCACTACATTCAACTGCACAAGCAATATCGTCACTTATTGCACTCAGGGAGAGCATTTCGAATCGATCCGGCCGACCACAACCAACACATTTACGGCGTCACGAATGAAAATGAAATGCTGATCACCGTTTGCCAATTGGCAATGCCGAATCACGCTTTGCCTTCACCGCTTCGCGTGAGTTGTGCTGACGAGCAAGCACGCTATGAAGTCAAGATTGTCGAAATGCCCGAAACCAGCTTTCAGCTTATGAAACAAAGACCGAAGTGGTTGGGCCAAACCTTACAACTCAGCGGGGATAACTTAAAACACATTGGCGTGACTTTGCCCATTCTGGATCCAGAATCTGCACTGATCATTCACTTGAAAAAGATTTAA
- a CDS encoding solute:sodium symporter family transporter, giving the protein MSITVLLSFLLFTGFVVMFTYNKVKNDKNTSKEGFFLGGRSLTGGLIASSLILTNLSATSFVGMSGQSYTHNMSVMGWEVASGVTLVMIALMLVPRYLKQGITTIPDFLESRYDMSVKKFVTLLFLCQYVINILPTTLYAGAVVLGEIFDVQSLLGISEFSSIALISVTIGLLGFFYAIYGGLKAVVIADTINGVGLIIGGLMIPVFGLIALGDGHFMTGLDVLLTAAPEKLQSVGKESDPLPFSTLFTGLLLVNLYYWGTDQSIIQRALGAKNLKEGQKGVILAGAIKVISPLFLIIPGIIAFHMFGANAGNPDTMYTRLVNEVLPKTLVGFFVAVMFGAILSTFNGVLNSSTTLFALNVYKPLFGAGKTDQELVAKGRVFGIIIAIISMCIAPFILYAPEGLFQYLQMVAGFFSVPIFTIVFVGYISKRVPAIAAKVALVVFVSAYAAMQLIFDTPIHFLHQLAILFVVCTVLMFAIGHFKPRASDYVMPINKNIDITPWAFRFEASAVIIYMVLGAYVMFSDAGFVSNDPTIMQVYGFCGLILLIGVISNYVRKTKKHNTIPKGQNA; this is encoded by the coding sequence ATGTCTATTACAGTATTACTCTCGTTTTTGCTGTTTACAGGCTTCGTTGTCATGTTCACCTACAACAAAGTCAAAAACGATAAGAACACCTCCAAAGAAGGTTTTTTTCTTGGCGGCCGTAGCCTAACCGGTGGCCTTATTGCCAGTTCGCTCATATTAACCAACCTCAGTGCCACGAGTTTTGTTGGCATGAGCGGACAATCTTACACCCACAACATGAGTGTCATGGGCTGGGAAGTCGCCTCTGGCGTCACCTTGGTCATGATTGCCCTGATGCTGGTCCCGCGTTATCTCAAACAAGGCATCACGACCATCCCAGACTTCTTAGAAAGTCGCTATGACATGTCGGTGAAAAAGTTTGTCACTTTGCTATTTCTATGCCAGTACGTGATCAATATTTTGCCCACCACCCTTTACGCTGGCGCGGTTGTTTTGGGCGAAATCTTTGATGTACAGAGTCTATTGGGTATTTCAGAGTTCAGCTCGATTGCCTTAATTTCCGTGACCATTGGCTTGTTGGGTTTCTTTTACGCCATTTATGGTGGCCTCAAGGCCGTGGTTATCGCCGATACGATTAATGGTGTTGGCCTCATTATCGGCGGCTTAATGATTCCGGTATTTGGTTTAATCGCCTTGGGTGATGGCCACTTTATGACAGGCTTAGACGTGTTACTGACCGCGGCGCCAGAAAAACTGCAATCCGTCGGTAAAGAGAGCGATCCACTGCCATTTTCGACTTTATTTACCGGTTTATTATTGGTCAACCTCTACTACTGGGGTACCGACCAATCCATCATCCAACGCGCACTCGGAGCGAAAAACCTAAAAGAAGGTCAAAAAGGGGTGATCTTAGCTGGCGCGATTAAAGTCATTTCGCCGTTGTTCTTAATTATTCCAGGTATCATTGCGTTTCATATGTTTGGCGCTAACGCAGGTAACCCGGACACCATGTACACGCGTTTAGTCAACGAAGTTCTCCCCAAAACTTTGGTGGGCTTCTTTGTCGCCGTCATGTTTGGCGCCATCCTCAGCACCTTTAACGGCGTGCTCAACAGCTCAACCACCCTGTTTGCCCTTAATGTTTACAAGCCGCTGTTCGGTGCAGGTAAAACTGACCAAGAGCTCGTTGCTAAGGGGCGTGTTTTCGGCATTATTATCGCCATCATTTCAATGTGTATTGCCCCATTCATTCTTTACGCACCAGAAGGACTATTTCAATACCTTCAAATGGTGGCGGGCTTTTTCAGTGTGCCTATCTTTACCATTGTTTTTGTCGGTTATATTTCCAAACGTGTTCCAGCAATAGCAGCCAAAGTGGCATTGGTTGTCTTTGTTAGCGCCTATGCGGCCATGCAATTAATCTTTGATACGCCTATCCACTTCCTTCATCAATTAGCCATTTTATTTGTCGTGTGTACCGTACTGATGTTTGCCATCGGTCACTTTAAACCACGGGCCAGTGACTACGTTATGCCGATCAATAAAAATATTGATATCACCCCTTGGGCTTTCCGTTTTGAAGCATCTGCGGTGATTATCTATATGGTACTTGGCGCTTATGTAATGTTCTCCGATGCCGGTTTCGTCTCCAATGACCCTACTATCATGCAGGTTTACGGCTTCTGCGGCTTAATTTTACTCATTGGCGTCATATCTAACTACGTCAGAAAAACAAAAAAACACAACACGATACCAAAAGGCCAAAACGCCTAA
- the galE gene encoding UDP-glucose 4-epimerase GalE: MTTLVTGGLGYIGSHTCVQMIQAGMEPIIIDNLCNANKEVLNRIASLTGKQPTFYQGDVRDEAFLDSVFAKHDIKSVIHFAGLKAVGESVEKPLEYYDNNVTGSLVLATSMRKAGVKSLVFSSSATVYGDPTTVPITEDSPTGATTNPYGRSKYIVEQCLSDLFNAENDWSVTLLRYFNPVGAHPSGTLGEDPKGLPNNLMPFIAQVAVGRRESLSVFGNDYPTVDGTGVRDYIHVMDLADGHIAALNAMSQQAGLHIYNLGTGNGTSVLEMVDAFASACGKPIPYQICPRRAGDIAQCWASTEKAKRDLQWQATRSIKDMTADTWKWQSMNPNGYR; this comes from the coding sequence ATGACGACTTTAGTCACGGGTGGTTTGGGATATATCGGCAGCCACACTTGCGTACAAATGATACAGGCGGGCATGGAGCCCATCATTATCGATAATTTGTGCAACGCCAATAAAGAAGTCCTTAATCGCATCGCATCATTGACGGGCAAGCAACCGACTTTCTATCAGGGTGACGTTCGAGATGAGGCTTTTTTAGATTCAGTTTTTGCCAAACATGACATCAAATCCGTCATTCACTTTGCTGGGTTGAAAGCGGTTGGGGAATCAGTCGAGAAACCACTGGAATACTATGATAACAACGTCACTGGTTCATTAGTACTCGCCACCAGCATGCGCAAAGCCGGAGTCAAAAGCTTGGTCTTTAGTTCTTCTGCGACTGTCTATGGCGACCCAACTACTGTGCCTATCACGGAAGACTCGCCAACCGGCGCCACCACCAACCCATACGGGCGCAGTAAATACATCGTTGAGCAATGCTTAAGCGATTTATTCAACGCTGAAAATGATTGGAGCGTGACATTATTGCGCTATTTTAATCCGGTCGGCGCTCACCCATCTGGCACCTTAGGCGAGGATCCCAAAGGTTTACCCAATAATTTAATGCCATTTATTGCTCAAGTCGCCGTCGGTCGCCGCGAAAGCCTCTCCGTATTTGGCAATGACTACCCGACCGTCGATGGCACCGGCGTGCGTGATTATATCCACGTAATGGATTTGGCTGACGGTCACATCGCCGCCCTCAATGCCATGAGTCAACAAGCTGGGCTGCACATCTACAACCTAGGTACCGGCAATGGCACCAGCGTCCTTGAAATGGTCGATGCCTTTGCCAGCGCATGTGGCAAACCCATCCCGTATCAGATTTGTCCACGCCGAGCCGGTGATATAGCCCAATGCTGGGCCAGTACCGAAAAAGCAAAACGCGATCTTCAATGGCAAGCAACGCGCAGTATCAAAGACATGACGGCGGACACCTGGAAATGGCAGTCCATGAACCCCAATGGCTATCGATAA
- a CDS encoding UDP-glucose--hexose-1-phosphate uridylyltransferase, whose translation MSNMKFNPVDHPHRRYNPLTGQWVLVSPHRAKRPWSGADEKPSNNDLPRYDQGCFLCPGNTRISGDINPDYTGTYVFQNDFAALMEASPDAPPSKHPLFKTQGVRGLSRVICFSPDHSKTLPELPVSGIRQVIDTWNEQIEQLGQDYIWVQAFENKGEAMGCSQPHPHGQIWANSFLPNEIERKDQHLKAYYQEYGTNLLVDYVQAELKDRSRLVVETAHWVALVPYWAAWPFETMLLPKNHARRMSELSIAQSDDLAVAIKKLTSRYDNLFQCSFPYSMGWHYAPFFEQDTEVNHWQLHALFYPPLLRSATVRKFMVGYEMLAESQRDLTAEQAAEKLRAVSDVHYKEQHSQ comes from the coding sequence ATGTCGAATATGAAATTTAACCCTGTCGATCACCCCCATCGTCGCTACAACCCACTCACTGGGCAGTGGGTGTTAGTTTCTCCTCACCGCGCAAAGCGTCCGTGGAGTGGCGCAGACGAAAAGCCGTCTAATAACGACCTTCCTCGCTACGACCAAGGCTGTTTTTTGTGTCCCGGTAACACGCGAATTTCTGGTGATATTAATCCTGATTACACTGGCACCTACGTATTTCAAAATGACTTTGCCGCTTTAATGGAGGCCTCTCCAGATGCTCCACCATCGAAGCACCCTCTGTTTAAAACTCAAGGCGTTCGCGGCCTAAGTCGCGTGATCTGTTTTTCTCCCGATCACAGTAAAACGTTACCTGAGTTGCCTGTTTCAGGTATTCGCCAAGTCATCGATACCTGGAATGAACAAATTGAGCAGCTCGGTCAAGATTACATTTGGGTTCAGGCCTTTGAAAATAAAGGTGAAGCCATGGGCTGCTCACAACCTCACCCACACGGACAAATTTGGGCCAACAGTTTCCTCCCCAATGAAATAGAGCGAAAAGACCAGCACCTTAAAGCGTACTATCAAGAATACGGTACCAATTTACTGGTCGATTACGTACAAGCCGAGCTCAAAGATAGGTCGCGTCTTGTCGTCGAAACAGCGCATTGGGTCGCCTTGGTTCCTTATTGGGCTGCGTGGCCCTTTGAAACCATGTTACTGCCCAAAAACCACGCACGTCGCATGAGTGAGCTTTCCATCGCACAGAGCGATGACTTGGCCGTAGCCATTAAAAAGCTCACCAGTCGCTACGACAACTTATTTCAGTGCTCTTTTCCCTATTCAATGGGCTGGCATTATGCGCCCTTTTTTGAGCAAGACACAGAGGTTAACCACTGGCAATTACACGCCTTGTTTTATCCGCCATTATTGCGCAGTGCAACGGTTCGCAAATTTATGGTCGGTTATGAAATGCTGGCCGAGAGCCAACGCGACCTTACCGCTGAGCAAGCGGCAGAAAAACTGCGCGCCGTCAGTGATGTGCATTACAAAGAACAACATTCGCAATAA
- the galK gene encoding galactokinase, whose amino-acid sequence MSDLIQTVNTAFEQIFNYSPSHFIQAPGRVNLIGEHTDYNDGFVLPCAINYQTLVAAAKRNDSKVRVISVDYGNEIDEFDLHETILFQADKMWANYVRGVIKCLMDRGYTLAGVDIAISGNVPQGAGLSSSAALEVVIGQTFKALCDLSISQADIALNGQQAENDFVGCNCGIMDQMISAKGQKNHALLLDCRSLETEAIPMPKDMAVMIINSNKKRGLVDSEYNTRREQCEEAARLLGVNALRDITIDEFNQNRSKLTEVVAKRAHHVISENHRVLDATQALREHNMKRIGELMAQSHRSMRDDFEITVKEIDLLVDIVQETIGTQGGVRMTGGGFGGCIVAIVPQDLVPQVIEQVANQYQAQTGLKESIYLCHAVQGAGLVTTP is encoded by the coding sequence ATGTCTGATTTAATCCAAACGGTCAACACGGCTTTTGAACAGATTTTCAATTATTCACCAAGCCACTTTATCCAAGCACCGGGACGGGTCAACCTTATCGGTGAGCATACCGATTATAACGATGGCTTTGTATTGCCTTGTGCCATTAACTACCAAACCTTAGTGGCGGCGGCGAAGCGTAACGACAGCAAAGTACGGGTCATCTCCGTCGATTATGGTAATGAGATCGATGAATTTGATCTCCATGAAACGATCCTCTTTCAAGCGGATAAAATGTGGGCAAACTATGTTCGCGGTGTAATTAAGTGCCTAATGGATCGCGGATACACACTGGCCGGTGTCGATATCGCGATCAGTGGTAATGTTCCTCAAGGCGCGGGGTTAAGCTCGTCGGCCGCTTTAGAAGTCGTGATTGGACAAACCTTTAAAGCGCTGTGCGATTTGAGCATCAGCCAAGCCGATATTGCCCTTAATGGCCAACAAGCAGAAAATGACTTCGTCGGTTGTAACTGCGGTATTATGGACCAAATGATCTCAGCCAAAGGCCAAAAAAACCATGCCTTGTTACTCGATTGTCGCAGCTTAGAAACCGAAGCGATTCCCATGCCAAAAGACATGGCGGTGATGATCATCAATTCCAATAAAAAGCGGGGGTTGGTCGACAGCGAATACAACACCCGTCGTGAGCAATGTGAAGAAGCAGCGCGGCTTTTGGGCGTCAATGCGCTGCGCGACATCACCATCGATGAATTTAATCAAAACCGCTCGAAATTAACAGAAGTGGTCGCGAAGCGCGCTCACCATGTGATCAGCGAAAATCATCGCGTTCTCGACGCCACTCAAGCACTGCGTGAACACAATATGAAACGCATCGGTGAATTAATGGCCCAATCACACCGTTCCATGCGCGATGACTTTGAAATTACCGTCAAAGAGATCGATCTACTGGTCGATATTGTCCAAGAAACGATTGGTACTCAAGGTGGCGTACGCATGACTGGCGGCGGTTTTGGCGGTTGTATCGTTGCGATCGTGCCGCAAGATTTAGTCCCACAAGTCATCGAACAAGTGGCCAATCAATATCAAGCACAAACCGGTTTAAAAGAGTCGATTTACCTGTGCCATGCCGTCCAAGGCGCTGGGCTTGTCACCACTCCTTAA
- a CDS encoding VOC family protein: protein MLTLAGLDHIVLRTTQRAAMLTFYCEVLGCQIERERPELGLTQLRAGNALIDLVDVDSELGKLGGQAPQQNGRNLDHFCLQYHPQSEEAILQYLASFGFHEITFANRYGAQGYGRSLYINDPEHNVVELKPYLPSSSPVNANETA from the coding sequence ATGCTAACATTAGCCGGATTGGATCATATTGTCCTGAGAACCACGCAACGCGCAGCGATGTTGACGTTTTACTGCGAGGTATTAGGTTGCCAGATTGAAAGGGAACGCCCCGAACTCGGTCTCACCCAACTTCGAGCAGGCAACGCATTGATTGATCTGGTCGATGTCGACTCAGAGCTTGGCAAGCTCGGCGGGCAAGCACCACAGCAAAATGGCCGTAATCTCGACCATTTTTGTCTGCAATATCACCCACAAAGTGAAGAAGCGATATTGCAGTATTTAGCCTCTTTTGGTTTTCACGAGATCACTTTCGCCAATCGCTACGGCGCCCAAGGTTATGGACGCTCACTCTATATCAACGACCCAGAGCACAACGTGGTTGAACTTAAACCTTACCTGCCTTCATCATCGCCGGTGAACGCCAACGAGACCGCTTAA
- a CDS encoding MBL fold metallo-hydrolase, which yields MSKTTISATIDHSTNIVPTHAELRKKRIELSPQFHQGRVINRMPHVPSPQSKRQFVWSYLGGRKQLQPQVTLPYQARQKSDFSHPSQSLQVTWLGHSTMWVEIDGISVLTDPVFSYASPKVAKPWFERNVSTPIQREDLPVPKVVLISHDHYDHLEKTTIEYYRDTDTHFIVPLGVGKYLQRWGVKPTRIEELDWWQETQYQGVTLACTPANHNSGRYGWDSNSTLWASWVLIGKRERFYFSGDSAYDKHFAEIGLRYGPFDIAAIEVAADVKKDRGYCVENCGHMQASHTVRAALDLDAKKLLPIHWATFELFTHQWDEPINDLCRVALLQSQAILTPMIGEKVHSQSANLKKWWLQPELQARPVKRSRWRSPAMMKAGKV from the coding sequence ATGAGTAAGACCACCATTTCTGCAACTATCGATCATTCTACAAATATCGTTCCAACGCATGCTGAACTACGTAAAAAGCGCATCGAATTATCCCCTCAATTTCATCAAGGTCGTGTGATTAACCGCATGCCACATGTCCCGTCACCTCAAAGCAAACGTCAGTTTGTTTGGAGCTATTTAGGTGGACGTAAGCAATTACAGCCTCAGGTGACATTGCCATACCAAGCACGTCAAAAAAGCGATTTTTCTCACCCGTCTCAATCGCTACAAGTCACTTGGTTGGGGCACTCAACCATGTGGGTTGAGATTGATGGTATCTCGGTACTCACCGATCCTGTCTTTTCTTATGCGTCACCCAAAGTGGCCAAACCTTGGTTTGAGCGCAATGTCTCTACGCCGATTCAACGCGAAGATCTCCCGGTTCCGAAGGTGGTGCTGATTTCTCATGATCATTACGATCACTTAGAAAAAACCACGATTGAATATTATCGCGATACCGACACCCATTTTATTGTCCCACTAGGGGTGGGTAAGTATTTACAACGCTGGGGCGTGAAACCAACTCGTATTGAAGAGCTCGATTGGTGGCAAGAAACACAGTATCAAGGTGTGACTTTGGCGTGCACACCGGCTAATCACAACTCTGGTCGCTATGGTTGGGATTCAAATTCAACGCTATGGGCTTCTTGGGTGTTAATCGGCAAGCGAGAGCGTTTCTACTTTAGTGGTGACAGCGCTTACGATAAACACTTTGCCGAAATTGGCCTGCGATATGGCCCCTTTGACATTGCCGCGATTGAAGTGGCGGCTGATGTCAAAAAAGACCGAGGGTATTGTGTTGAAAACTGCGGTCATATGCAGGCCAGTCACACGGTTCGTGCTGCGCTTGATCTCGATGCCAAAAAGCTTTTGCCCATTCACTGGGCCACTTTTGAGTTATTTACTCATCAGTGGGACGAGCCGATTAATGATTTGTGCCGTGTTGCGTTGTTGCAATCACAAGCGATTTTGACCCCCATGATCGGTGAAAAGGTTCACTCTCAAAGTGCGAACCTGAAAAAGTGGTGGCTACAACCTGAATTGCAGGCTCGCCCTGTTAAGCGGTCTCGTTGGCGTTCACCGGCGATGATGAAGGCAGGTAAGGTTTAA